From the genome of Lineus longissimus chromosome 8, tnLinLong1.2, whole genome shotgun sequence, one region includes:
- the LOC135492496 gene encoding DNA damage-regulated autophagy modulator protein 1-like isoform X2, whose translation MCGWYPNLSWIPMFLGCLTVVTFFVSYAIAIYEGDVAAYFPYISDTGANTPESCIFGEFLNIAAFLAFITIFIRFKLVSSFTRDTIRSVKILNVIGMVIGAISSFGLTMVANFQDNKIEVVHIIGASFVFGLGVAYTWVQVAISFLMYPDYNALTICVVRAVMSCISTISMVMAFITAIIANHEWFSSGSHDHSRSVWKPTDPGFDEHIVSTFSEWVMAIAFVLYFFTFIRDFQKIKLKVTVDPLVQHLGEAPPPRNVAPAANETSGLLAHA comes from the exons ATGTGCGGGTGGTACCCAAACTTGAGCTGGATCCCCATGTTTCTCGGCTGCCTGACGGTGGTTACATTCTTTGTCTcgtacgccatcgccatctatGAAGGAGATGTCGCAGCATATTTCCCGTACATCAG CGACACTGGAGCTAACACTCCAGAGAGTTGTATTTTTGGTGAATTTCTCAACATTGCTGCTTTTTTAG CCTTCATCACAATTTTCATCCGGTTCAAACTGGTTAGTTCGTTCACCCGAGACACGATTCGATCAGTGAAGATTTTGAACGTAATTGGTATGGTTATTGGTGCTATCTCAAGTTTCGGGCTTACAATGGTCGCTAACTTTCAG GACAATAAGATCGAAGTTGTCCACATCATCGGTGCCTCGTTCGTTTTCGGCCTGGGTGTTGCCTACACCTGGGTCCAGGTTGCCATCTCATTCCTCATGTACCCGGATTACAACGCGCTCACTATATGTGTTGTGAGGGCTGTCATGTCATGCATCTCTACGATCAGTATGGTCATGG CTTTCATAACTGCTATTATAGCCAATCATgaatggtttagctcaggttcTCATGATCATTCCCGGTCGGTATGGAAACCAACAGATCCT GGTTTCGATGAGCACATCGTCAGCACATTCAGTGAGTGGGTCATGGCCATTGCATTCGTCCTTTACTTCTTCACCTTCATCCGCGACTTCCAGAAGATCAAACTCAAGGTCACCGTCGATCCGTTAGTGCAGCATCTCGGCGAGGCACCCCCACCAAGGAACGTTGCGCCTGCAGCAAACGAAACGAGTGGCCTGCTGGCCCATGCATGA
- the LOC135492496 gene encoding DNA damage-regulated autophagy modulator protein 1-like isoform X1 codes for MCGWYPNLSWIPMFLGCLTVVTFFVSYAIAIYEGDVAAYFPYISDTGANTPESCIFGEFLNIAAFLAFITIFIRFKLVSSFTRDTIRSVKILNVIGMVIGAISSFGLTMVANFQDNKIEVVHIIGASFVFGLGVAYTWVQVAISFLMYPDYNALTICVVRAVMSCISTISMVMAFVTAMIARTAWTNSGPHDHPRQKWQPTDPGFDEHIVSTFSEWVMAIAFVLYFFTFIRDFQKIKLKVTVDPLVQHLGEAPPPRNVAPAANETSGLLAHA; via the exons ATGTGCGGGTGGTACCCAAACTTGAGCTGGATCCCCATGTTTCTCGGCTGCCTGACGGTGGTTACATTCTTTGTCTcgtacgccatcgccatctatGAAGGAGATGTCGCAGCATATTTCCCGTACATCAG CGACACTGGAGCTAACACTCCAGAGAGTTGTATTTTTGGTGAATTTCTCAACATTGCTGCTTTTTTAG CCTTCATCACAATTTTCATCCGGTTCAAACTGGTTAGTTCGTTCACCCGAGACACGATTCGATCAGTGAAGATTTTGAACGTAATTGGTATGGTTATTGGTGCTATCTCAAGTTTCGGGCTTACAATGGTCGCTAACTTTCAG GACAATAAGATCGAAGTTGTCCACATCATCGGTGCCTCGTTCGTTTTCGGCCTGGGTGTTGCCTACACCTGGGTCCAGGTTGCCATCTCATTCCTCATGTACCCGGATTACAACGCGCTCACTATATGTGTTGTGAGGGCTGTCATGTCATGCATCTCTACGATCAGTATGGTCATGG CGTTTGTCACAGCGATGATTGCACGGACGGCATGGACAAATAGTGGCCCTCACGACCACCCGAGACAAAAGTGGCAACCAACAGACCCT GGTTTCGATGAGCACATCGTCAGCACATTCAGTGAGTGGGTCATGGCCATTGCATTCGTCCTTTACTTCTTCACCTTCATCCGCGACTTCCAGAAGATCAAACTCAAGGTCACCGTCGATCCGTTAGTGCAGCATCTCGGCGAGGCACCCCCACCAAGGAACGTTGCGCCTGCAGCAAACGAAACGAGTGGCCTGCTGGCCCATGCATGA